In Aegilops tauschii subsp. strangulata cultivar AL8/78 chromosome 3, Aet v6.0, whole genome shotgun sequence, one genomic interval encodes:
- the LOC109764920 gene encoding uncharacterized protein has product MDAAAAEKETDAGGPRKKPAAGAGKRWDGEGAARGRDDSPAAPREDAGKDGALAECAVSCCVFCACLPVAVLCCVARAPVRAARRCWRLRRRRRPARRLAPGGSSSFSDAELGDLRQGRVRTMAEEDNGRAGSPASPRQPPPREDRRR; this is encoded by the coding sequence ATGGACGCCGCCGCTGCCGAGAAGGAGACGGACGCCGGCGGGCCACGCAAGAAGCCGGCCGCCGGCGCCGGGAAGCGGTGGGACGGCGAGGGCGCCGCGCGGGGCCGCGACGACTCGCCGGCGGCGCCCCGCGAGGACGCCGGGAAGGACGGGGCGCTGGCGGAGTGCGCCGTCTCGTGCTGCGTCTTCTGCGCGTGCCTGCCCGTGGCCGTGCTCTGCTGCGTGGCGCGCGCGCCCGTCCGCGCCGCGCGCCGGTGCTGGCGgctgaggcggcggcggcgcccggcgcgGCGCCTCGCGCCCGGAGGGTCCTCGTCCTTCTCCGACGCCGAGCTCGGGGACCTCCGGCAGGGGCGGGTGCGGACAATGGCGGAGGAGGACAACGGCCGGGCCGGATCGCCGGCGTCTCCGCGGCAACCGCCCCCGCGGGAGGATCGGAGGAGATAG